From a region of the Sulfoacidibacillus ferrooxidans genome:
- the rplU gene encoding 50S ribosomal protein L21 — MYAIVETGGKQFKVSEGMTLYVEKLDHAVGETVTLDKVFLLESDGEVKVGSPFVAGATVTVTVLDHGKAKKIIVYKYKSKKNYRRKQGHRQPFTKVKVTAIQA; from the coding sequence ATGTACGCGATTGTTGAAACAGGTGGTAAGCAGTTTAAGGTTTCAGAAGGTATGACGTTATATGTAGAAAAGTTAGACCATGCTGTTGGTGAAACAGTGACTTTGGACAAGGTTTTTTTACTTGAATCAGATGGCGAAGTTAAAGTGGGATCCCCATTTGTGGCGGGAGCAACTGTAACAGTGACTGTACTAGATCATGGTAAAGCTAAAAAAATCATTGTTTATAAATACAAATCTAAAAAGAATTATCGTCGCAAACAAGGACATCGTCAACCATTTACAAAAGTTAAAGTGACAGCGATTCAAGCGTAA
- the minD gene encoding septum site-determining protein MinD codes for MGEAIVVTSGKGGVGKTTSSANIGTALALLGKKVCLVDTDIGLRNLDVVMGLENRIIFDIVDVATGACRVEQALIKDKRFEHLFLLAAAQTKDKLALSIDSMQMIIRKLKSQFDYIVIDCPAGIEHGFRVAITGADQAIVVTTPEQAAVRDADRVIGLLEAEKLPPAKLIINRIRPHMVKNGDMLDIDDIIGILSIDLLGIVPDDERVIKGANQGEPIVINPDCKASLAYRNIARRILGDSVPLLNLQEDDGFFKRMRKLIGLR; via the coding sequence ATGGGAGAAGCGATTGTAGTCACTTCCGGCAAGGGTGGTGTCGGAAAGACGACTTCCTCCGCCAATATTGGTACTGCGCTGGCACTATTGGGTAAAAAAGTGTGCTTAGTAGATACAGATATTGGACTACGCAATCTCGATGTTGTGATGGGACTTGAAAATCGCATTATTTTTGACATTGTAGACGTAGCAACGGGAGCTTGTCGGGTAGAACAGGCACTGATTAAAGATAAACGATTTGAACATTTATTTTTACTGGCTGCTGCTCAAACAAAAGATAAACTCGCACTAAGTATTGATAGTATGCAGATGATTATTCGCAAACTTAAATCTCAATTTGATTATATTGTGATTGACTGTCCAGCAGGGATAGAACATGGATTTCGCGTGGCAATTACAGGTGCTGATCAAGCGATTGTGGTAACAACCCCTGAACAGGCTGCGGTTCGTGATGCAGATCGTGTCATCGGATTACTAGAAGCGGAAAAACTACCACCTGCAAAACTCATTATTAATCGTATTCGCCCACATATGGTTAAAAACGGCGATATGTTGGATATTGATGATATTATTGGAATCCTATCCATTGATTTGCTTGGTATTGTTCCTGATGATGAGCGTGTGATTAAAGGAGCTAATCAAGGAGAGCCCATAGTTATAAATCCTGATTGCAAAGCATCTTTAGCTTATCGCAATATAGCGCGAAGAATACTTGGGGACTCAGTTCCACTTTTAAACTTACAAGAAGATGATGGGTTTTTTAAACGCATGCGTAAGCTAATAGGATTGCGTTAA
- a CDS encoding NUDIX hydrolase yields MYKGNEGVTRDFVATGIVVVEERVLLLFHHKLQRWLPPGGHIDHPELPEVAAVREVLEETGIHVEILAEYEPSGFSHALARPAGIQLEDIEPGHQHIDLIFFARPIGREEIRRNEESDAIGWFTLDEMKEMNVTEEVIAWSAKAIAAVSRADHK; encoded by the coding sequence TTGTATAAGGGTAACGAAGGTGTGACAAGGGACTTTGTTGCAACGGGAATTGTTGTTGTAGAGGAACGAGTGCTTCTCCTGTTTCATCATAAATTGCAAAGGTGGTTACCACCCGGTGGCCATATTGATCACCCAGAGTTACCTGAAGTCGCAGCAGTGCGAGAAGTCCTTGAAGAAACAGGCATACATGTAGAAATATTGGCTGAATATGAGCCTTCTGGATTTTCGCATGCATTAGCGCGACCAGCAGGTATTCAATTAGAGGATATTGAGCCTGGACATCAACATATTGATCTTATTTTTTTTGCTCGTCCAATTGGAAGGGAAGAGATTCGACGCAACGAGGAATCGGATGCCATCGGATGGTTTACACTTGATGAAATGAAGGAAATGAACGTTACAGAGGAGGTCATAGCGTGGAGCGCGAAGGCCATCGCAGCAGTTTCGAGAGCAGACCACAAGTAA
- a CDS encoding M50 family metallopeptidase, which translates to MTVWGIKVKVHPLFLAVIAIAVYGHYFTQIALLFTIVLLHEIGHVVAASAYGYQVESIELLPFGGVARLASNELGWNVKHETIIAISGPLVNLLLCIVGIMLQMTDHVTRVDTMNFVTMNLTIALFNLLPGLPLDGGRIARATLSSQYGYERSTRLVTKMSYYLAAGLMFLGLLSLGLGYADLGLLALGVFLLFSAFTLSKHSRYDTLRFLDAKRRSKKRNAEPLRALVVHPDMAIGDIAVSFAPGTYHIIYIRDDSVRGERYGLFPKSLNEEQILSAVFEQGLWREPIVELLS; encoded by the coding sequence ATGACTGTATGGGGGATAAAAGTAAAAGTACATCCACTATTTTTGGCCGTCATCGCGATTGCGGTATACGGCCATTATTTTACTCAAATTGCCTTACTATTTACGATTGTTTTGTTGCATGAAATAGGACACGTCGTCGCAGCTAGTGCCTATGGCTACCAAGTGGAGTCCATTGAATTATTACCTTTTGGCGGTGTGGCTCGATTGGCTTCCAATGAACTGGGATGGAATGTTAAGCACGAAACGATTATTGCGATTTCAGGACCATTAGTAAATTTATTGTTGTGTATAGTAGGTATTATGTTGCAAATGACAGATCATGTAACACGAGTAGACACAATGAATTTTGTGACAATGAACTTAACCATTGCACTATTTAACTTATTGCCTGGGTTGCCTCTTGACGGTGGGAGAATTGCGCGTGCAACACTTTCTTCACAGTATGGCTACGAAAGGTCAACAAGGTTGGTGACAAAAATGTCTTATTACCTAGCTGCTGGTCTGATGTTTCTTGGGTTACTCTCCCTAGGTCTTGGGTATGCAGATTTAGGATTATTAGCACTGGGTGTATTTTTATTATTTTCGGCTTTTACACTCAGTAAACACTCTAGGTACGATACTCTTCGTTTTCTTGACGCAAAACGCAGATCAAAAAAGAGAAATGCGGAACCTTTAAGAGCGCTTGTTGTACACCCAGATATGGCAATTGGCGATATTGCCGTATCTTTTGCACCAGGCACCTATCACATTATTTATATACGAGATGACTCTGTGCGTGGGGAGAGATATGGTTTATTCCCCAAATCATTAAATGAAGAGCAAATTTTATCAGCGGTATTTGAACAGGGTTTGTGGCGAGAACCTATAGTTGAATTGCTTTCATGA
- a CDS encoding type II secretion system F family protein, with protein MQSRVRTKLNTENFLIDLSDLLRAGIDVDFALGVLSEQSGLHKVVARELREHLRSGSSLSNAFTAVQFPKHIVRFVHIAELTGELDIVLQRVSELLSKQRMRREKFFKMLSYPTLVLLLSIGVLYILAAMVMPSFEQMYRSMHLMLTPSTMYIFELSHAMVIGVPVLISFLVISGVFFLVFWKRISKSVLHILLFYSLSRSIIQVWKGRETMEILSFLLSAGIDLLSSLHVLEEIDAGHMALYWHQVISSLKEGKTFSVALSIVPYLPSLVCEMIALAETTGNLEQTSTRLYIHLERMIDRKMERSLRIIEPSLTIGLGLVVGGATLFLMLPMLAMVKQLS; from the coding sequence TTGCAGAGCCGGGTGCGCACGAAACTAAATACCGAGAATTTTCTCATCGATTTGAGTGATCTGTTGCGTGCAGGAATTGATGTTGATTTTGCATTAGGTGTCTTATCTGAGCAGAGTGGACTTCACAAAGTAGTTGCGCGGGAATTAAGAGAGCATTTACGAAGTGGTTCTTCCTTATCAAATGCATTTACTGCTGTACAGTTTCCTAAACATATCGTTCGATTTGTTCATATAGCAGAGTTGACAGGTGAACTTGACATTGTCCTTCAACGAGTATCAGAGCTACTTTCTAAACAGAGAATGCGAAGAGAAAAGTTTTTTAAGATGTTGTCATATCCCACGTTGGTGTTGCTCCTTTCCATTGGAGTACTGTATATACTGGCGGCTATGGTTATGCCAAGTTTTGAACAGATGTATCGGTCGATGCATCTTATGTTAACACCTAGTACCATGTATATTTTTGAGTTATCACATGCGATGGTGATTGGGGTTCCTGTTCTAATTTCGTTTCTCGTAATTAGTGGTGTATTCTTCCTTGTTTTTTGGAAGCGAATATCAAAATCAGTGTTACATATCCTGCTCTTTTATTCTCTGTCGCGTTCAATTATTCAAGTTTGGAAAGGTAGAGAAACGATGGAAATATTGTCGTTTTTATTATCGGCAGGTATTGACTTGTTATCTTCGTTGCATGTTCTAGAAGAGATTGATGCAGGGCATATGGCATTATATTGGCATCAAGTGATCAGTAGTCTAAAGGAAGGAAAAACATTTTCAGTTGCGCTTTCTATCGTTCCATATTTACCATCATTAGTATGTGAAATGATTGCTTTGGCAGAAACAACAGGCAATTTAGAACAAACATCTACACGACTATATATACATTTAGAGCGTATGATCGATCGTAAAATGGAGCGCTCACTTCGCATTATTGAACCAAGTCTGACGATTGGATTAGGACTAGTCGTTGGGGGGGCAACTTTGTTTTTAATGTTACCTATGCTTGCTATGGTGAAACAACTATCATAA
- a CDS encoding ribosomal-processing cysteine protease Prp — translation MRIFQSEEGNIQRFLVTGHAGSAKYGRDIVCAAVSALTINFFNSIEQLCHVDLEHDIRDGYYDVVVTDEMKVQLLAQSLSVGLRGIANEYGRYMTVELVNA, via the coding sequence GTGCGTATTTTCCAAAGTGAAGAGGGAAATATTCAGCGTTTTTTGGTAACTGGTCATGCAGGGTCTGCTAAATATGGTCGTGATATCGTTTGTGCTGCTGTCTCGGCACTTACAATTAACTTTTTCAATAGTATCGAACAATTATGTCACGTCGATTTAGAACATGACATTCGAGATGGATATTATGATGTAGTTGTTACGGATGAGATGAAAGTTCAACTATTAGCGCAAAGTTTGTCCGTTGGATTACGAGGAATTGCCAATGAATATGGTCGTTACATGACGGTAGAACTTGTGAATGCGTAG
- the rpmA gene encoding 50S ribosomal protein L27 encodes MLQFNLQLFAHKKGVSSTRNGRDSNSQRLGVKRADGQVVSGGSILVRQRGTRIYPGVNVGLGSDDTLFAKVTGRVKFERWGRDRKRVSVYPVVTESVVETVNA; translated from the coding sequence ATGTTGCAATTTAATCTTCAATTATTTGCTCATAAAAAGGGTGTTTCATCAACACGCAACGGCCGAGATAGTAATTCACAGCGTCTTGGTGTAAAACGTGCAGATGGTCAAGTGGTTTCAGGTGGTAGTATCTTAGTGCGTCAACGTGGTACCCGTATCTATCCAGGAGTGAATGTTGGTCTTGGTAGTGATGATACATTATTTGCTAAAGTTACAGGTCGCGTGAAATTTGAACGTTGGGGACGCGATCGCAAGCGCGTGAGTGTTTATCCTGTTGTAACAGAGTCTGTGGTCGAAACGGTTAATGCATAA
- the obgE gene encoding GTPase ObgE, whose amino-acid sequence MFVDVAKVEVKAGDGGNGMVAYRREKYVPMGGPAGGDGGHGGAVIFIVEPGLRTLMDFRYQRHFRAKPGENGRPKNQHGSNAPDLYVKVPPGTVVRDAITNDLIADLTDIGQQAVIAKGGRGGRGNVRFANSKNKAPDMAERGEPGEVKDVILELKLLADAGLVGFPSVGKSTLLSVVSAARPKIASYHFTTLSPHLGVVSLGDERSFVLADLPGLIEGAHEGQGLGHEFLRHIERTLLLVHVIDMAATEDRDPIADYHTIRKELVQYNAQLAARKQLVVANKMDLPNAQKNLDQFRLEVKDVEIYPISAVSRDGIDELMQRIGDLLDQLHRAQEANISPDVDEVVYRSRAPRLVFNVTRDDAVFVVESEELDKLVTMTNFDQYDAVKRFQTILRRSGVDAALRANGAKDGDLIRVGDMEFDFVE is encoded by the coding sequence GTGTTTGTTGATGTAGCTAAAGTTGAGGTTAAAGCCGGTGATGGAGGCAATGGTATGGTTGCCTATCGGCGAGAAAAATATGTCCCAATGGGTGGTCCTGCAGGTGGGGATGGAGGGCATGGTGGGGCAGTTATTTTTATCGTTGAACCCGGACTTCGAACATTGATGGATTTCCGATATCAGAGACACTTTCGTGCTAAACCTGGTGAAAATGGTCGTCCTAAAAATCAACATGGATCTAATGCACCAGATTTATATGTTAAAGTTCCACCTGGTACAGTTGTGCGTGATGCTATAACAAATGATTTGATTGCTGATTTGACGGATATAGGTCAGCAAGCTGTGATAGCTAAAGGTGGTCGTGGTGGTCGTGGAAATGTCCGTTTTGCGAACTCCAAAAACAAGGCACCGGATATGGCTGAACGCGGTGAACCAGGTGAGGTAAAAGATGTGATTTTAGAGTTGAAATTATTGGCTGACGCAGGGCTTGTTGGATTCCCTAGTGTTGGAAAATCAACGTTGCTTTCTGTGGTAAGCGCAGCACGTCCGAAGATTGCGTCCTACCATTTTACTACGTTGTCTCCGCATCTTGGAGTTGTTTCACTAGGAGATGAGCGTTCATTTGTTTTAGCTGATTTACCAGGTTTAATTGAAGGTGCTCATGAAGGACAAGGACTTGGTCATGAGTTTTTGCGGCATATTGAAAGGACCTTGTTGCTTGTTCATGTAATTGATATGGCTGCTACTGAAGATCGAGATCCAATCGCTGATTATCACACAATACGTAAAGAATTAGTTCAATATAACGCACAGTTAGCAGCGCGCAAGCAATTGGTCGTTGCAAACAAGATGGATTTACCTAACGCTCAGAAAAACTTAGATCAATTTCGCTTAGAGGTTAAGGATGTGGAAATTTATCCGATTTCAGCAGTAAGTAGGGATGGCATTGATGAACTTATGCAACGGATTGGAGACTTATTAGATCAATTACACCGTGCACAAGAAGCGAATATCTCACCTGATGTAGATGAAGTTGTATATCGCTCCCGTGCTCCACGACTTGTATTCAATGTCACTCGAGATGATGCTGTTTTTGTAGTTGAAAGTGAAGAATTGGATAAATTAGTTACAATGACGAATTTTGATCAATATGATGCTGTTAAACGATTTCAAACAATCTTGCGCCGTTCTGGGGTGGATGCAGCTTTGCGTGCAAATGGAGCAAAAGATGGCGATCTGATTCGAGTGGGAGATATGGAATTTGATTTTGTTGAATAG
- a CDS encoding GspE/PulE family protein, whose translation MTTEDLVAKLIALAVELQASDIHFDPRGDQVLVRLRIHGRLIDIDLISSFDKLINRQAIIRLKVLAKLSLAETRRPQDGHLYIEGDYGGCDLRVATIPTVHGERVVIRLIPVTSSYTTFFSLGMTNIQISQLQEVTNGVGGMIIVSGRVGAGKSTTVHAILAERARLGDSILTIEDPVERRIQDYQQVEVDERIGLTFAEGLRAAVRQDPDVLMVGEIRDELTAQIAVRAGLTGHLLLSTMHADHGLQVIYRLLELGISSDYVRQSLKLVIWQTLLPIVCPDCQGQGCDYCHGIGLSGRRAEFSFLTSDAIERHVSGYKFKPTAPSVASELNRKSGGMSVAEPGAHETKYREFSHRFE comes from the coding sequence ATGACTACGGAGGATCTCGTCGCTAAGTTAATTGCGTTAGCTGTGGAGTTGCAGGCGTCAGATATTCATTTTGATCCACGCGGTGATCAAGTGTTAGTACGTTTACGAATTCACGGGCGATTGATAGATATTGATCTTATCTCTTCATTTGATAAGTTGATCAATCGTCAAGCGATTATTCGTTTAAAGGTGTTAGCAAAGTTGTCTTTAGCAGAGACGCGTAGACCACAAGATGGTCATTTATATATTGAAGGTGATTATGGTGGTTGCGACTTACGTGTTGCAACGATACCTACTGTTCATGGGGAACGTGTAGTGATCAGGCTCATTCCAGTTACTTCTTCTTACACAACTTTTTTCTCACTGGGCATGACGAATATTCAGATTTCTCAATTACAGGAAGTCACGAATGGAGTTGGGGGCATGATTATTGTCTCTGGTCGTGTTGGGGCTGGGAAAAGTACAACAGTTCATGCGATTTTAGCAGAAAGAGCACGTTTAGGGGATTCGATTCTAACGATTGAGGATCCAGTTGAACGTAGAATCCAAGATTATCAGCAAGTAGAAGTAGATGAACGTATAGGATTAACTTTTGCAGAAGGTTTGCGTGCGGCTGTTAGACAGGATCCAGACGTTCTTATGGTAGGGGAAATTCGCGATGAATTGACTGCACAAATTGCAGTTCGTGCAGGGTTAACAGGTCATCTACTACTTAGTACGATGCATGCTGATCATGGATTACAAGTAATATATCGTCTTCTTGAATTAGGGATTTCTTCGGACTATGTAAGACAATCATTAAAATTAGTTATTTGGCAAACCCTATTACCCATTGTCTGTCCAGATTGTCAAGGGCAAGGGTGCGATTATTGTCATGGAATAGGGCTAAGTGGTCGGAGAGCTGAATTTTCCTTTTTAACATCAGATGCCATCGAACGACATGTGTCAGGATACAAATTTAAACCTACTGCGCCATCTGTGGCGTCAGAACTGAATCGCAAATCTGGAGGAATGTCTGTTGCAGAGCCGGGTGCGCACGAAACTAAATACCGAGAATTTTCTCATCGATTTGAGTGA
- a CDS encoding M23 family metallopeptidase — translation MFFRDKKNHVIQRQDVRPEYSTGTDDDLYGSPRSWSGAQWSNDSVPPEEIRTSTKFSNESTPVSLDQQPTSFHSKPYTRDTISRNESRYTKPPARRASLLEQNERVSSAFTVQVIAALFLVGASFFVFHSTKPLAIELQGDIRSAFANDYLTALLPKQLSYDLGSSMQSTVPQTVPVNVSSVQAVFPMKGKVIRSYSLVSPDLLIEGRPGAEVVAATDGLVTSVGESQANGRYVMIDHGSFGETFYAHLGQISVHTHEYVVAGQGIGYLPKNQKDLVFGYIRGNTYRNPSVLFGEAK, via the coding sequence TTGTTTTTTCGCGATAAAAAAAACCATGTAATACAACGACAAGATGTTCGCCCTGAGTATTCTACAGGCACGGATGACGATCTTTACGGGTCTCCTCGCTCATGGAGTGGTGCACAGTGGTCAAACGATTCCGTACCTCCTGAAGAAATAAGGACATCCACAAAATTTAGCAATGAATCGACACCAGTCTCTCTTGATCAGCAACCAACTTCCTTTCATTCTAAACCTTATACACGAGATACCATCTCGCGAAATGAATCAAGGTATACTAAACCGCCAGCTCGTAGAGCGTCTCTACTAGAGCAAAATGAACGAGTCTCCTCTGCGTTCACTGTGCAAGTGATAGCTGCACTATTTTTGGTTGGTGCCTCATTTTTTGTGTTTCATAGCACAAAACCACTTGCTATCGAATTGCAAGGTGATATAAGATCTGCGTTTGCTAATGATTATTTGACGGCACTTTTACCAAAGCAGTTGTCATATGATCTGGGTTCAAGTATGCAATCTACTGTGCCGCAGACGGTTCCGGTCAATGTATCATCTGTACAGGCTGTATTTCCTATGAAAGGGAAAGTCATTCGCTCATATTCGCTGGTTTCACCTGATTTATTGATTGAGGGCCGTCCTGGTGCAGAAGTGGTTGCTGCAACAGATGGTTTGGTGACATCTGTCGGTGAAAGTCAGGCAAATGGTAGGTATGTGATGATTGATCATGGATCATTTGGGGAGACTTTTTATGCTCATTTAGGACAAATTAGTGTGCATACACACGAATATGTTGTGGCTGGACAAGGAATTGGTTATTTACCAAAGAATCAAAAAGATCTTGTTTTTGGATATATCCGTGGAAATACTTATCGCAATCCTTCGGTATTATTTGGTGAAGCAAAATGA
- a CDS encoding Mov34/MPN/PAD-1 family protein, translated as MEREGHRSSFESRPQVSLDAAVLAQIKAHVTQRLPFESGGLLIGKQEYGKFLVESFLPLEAAMPSQNRYIARASDTVRSIIRIHYSGKRVIGTIHSHPEGSDIPSSIDLDGAYGYENMVHMIAYPLAGQLQCSAFRYYIDDSSHAAPYYERVEVVIDV; from the coding sequence GTGGAGCGCGAAGGCCATCGCAGCAGTTTCGAGAGCAGACCACAAGTAAGTCTCGATGCCGCTGTGTTAGCACAAATTAAAGCGCATGTGACACAACGATTGCCCTTTGAGAGTGGCGGATTATTGATTGGCAAGCAAGAATACGGGAAGTTTTTAGTCGAATCTTTTCTCCCGTTGGAAGCTGCAATGCCTTCGCAAAATAGGTATATAGCTCGCGCCTCTGATACCGTGAGATCGATTATCCGCATTCATTATTCAGGAAAAAGGGTCATCGGCACCATTCATAGTCATCCAGAAGGTAGTGACATACCTTCTTCTATAGATCTTGATGGAGCGTATGGATACGAAAATATGGTTCATATGATCGCGTACCCACTGGCTGGCCAACTACAGTGTAGTGCATTTCGATACTATATTGATGATAGTTCTCATGCAGCTCCTTATTATGAACGTGTGGAAGTTGTTATAGATGTATAG
- a CDS encoding competence type IV pilus major pilin ComGC — translation MNGITKHAKDCKGRLYNDDGFTLIEMVIALFIAGVMMAVALPNLEAAGVNATQLATQSDEKMISAALTQYYLNYHVYPTETTVQGDLADLKTAGYLDSIPTCPTGGNFIITISPDGTTATVTCSTTP, via the coding sequence GTGAATGGAATTACTAAGCACGCCAAAGATTGTAAAGGTCGGCTATACAATGATGATGGATTTACGTTAATTGAAATGGTGATTGCATTATTTATTGCAGGTGTGATGATGGCTGTTGCATTACCAAACTTAGAGGCTGCAGGTGTAAATGCAACACAATTAGCCACTCAAAGTGATGAAAAAATGATAAGCGCAGCACTCACACAATATTATTTGAATTATCATGTGTATCCAACAGAGACTACAGTGCAAGGTGATCTAGCAGATTTAAAAACAGCGGGATATTTAGATTCAATTCCTACTTGTCCAACTGGTGGTAACTTTATAATTACGATTTCTCCTGATGGAACGACTGCAACTGTTACTTGTTCGACAACACCATAA